A DNA window from Porphyromonadaceae bacterium W3.11 contains the following coding sequences:
- the radA gene encoding DNA repair protein RadA, with protein MAKKDSKKVFLCTECGADFPKWSGKCPVCGEWNTLKEFTVRAEKDPGLRIRTDRPMQDKSPIPLSEVSGESAPRMDLKDGELNRVLGGGLVKGSLVLIGGEPGIGKSTLILQSVVRNTELKTLYVSGEESIGQIRLRAERLTDADTVEHCLLYGETQLETILESTLDLMPDLLVVDSIQTIHTSRSDSSAGSLSQVRESTAALLSFAKEYEIPVIIVGHITKDGSIAGPKMLEHLVDTVLRFEGDQNHQYRILRAIKNRFGNTSEIGLYEMQNSGLRQVTNPSEMLLTSRDNDLSGGAIAVTIEGIRPLLVEVQALVSSAVYGTPQRAANGVDYRRVNMLLAVLEKRAGFKLIQKDVFLNIAGGLTLSDPALDLAILAAVLSSSLDVPISREVCITGEVGLSGEVRAVSRIQQRIAEAEKIGFKRMLLPADNMKGLDMGSYSIRLLPVSRVDEAFRTLFRE; from the coding sequence ATGGCAAAGAAGGATAGCAAAAAGGTTTTTCTCTGTACGGAGTGCGGTGCGGACTTCCCAAAATGGTCTGGCAAGTGTCCAGTCTGCGGGGAGTGGAATACCCTAAAGGAATTTACGGTCCGTGCAGAAAAAGACCCGGGGTTGCGTATCCGTACAGACCGCCCAATGCAGGATAAGAGTCCGATCCCTCTTAGTGAGGTGTCGGGCGAATCAGCTCCAAGAATGGATCTTAAAGATGGTGAGCTGAATCGTGTCTTGGGTGGTGGCTTGGTCAAGGGATCTCTCGTTTTGATCGGAGGTGAGCCTGGAATAGGTAAGAGTACCCTTATCCTGCAGAGTGTAGTGCGGAACACGGAGTTGAAAACACTCTATGTCAGTGGAGAGGAGAGTATCGGGCAGATTCGCTTAAGGGCAGAGCGTCTGACAGATGCTGATACTGTGGAGCACTGCCTCCTATATGGCGAGACTCAGTTGGAGACCATTCTGGAGTCCACTCTAGATCTGATGCCAGATCTTTTGGTGGTGGATTCTATTCAGACCATTCATACCAGTCGTAGTGATTCGTCAGCTGGGAGTTTATCTCAAGTACGGGAATCTACGGCTGCTTTGCTCTCCTTTGCGAAAGAGTATGAGATCCCAGTAATTATAGTGGGTCATATTACCAAGGATGGCTCTATAGCTGGTCCTAAGATGCTGGAGCACCTAGTGGATACTGTCCTTCGTTTCGAGGGAGATCAGAATCATCAGTATCGTATCCTTCGTGCTATTAAGAACCGCTTTGGAAATACTTCAGAGATTGGTCTCTATGAGATGCAAAATAGTGGGTTGAGACAAGTGACTAATCCGAGTGAGATGCTACTGACAAGTCGGGATAATGATCTCTCAGGCGGAGCAATAGCAGTGACGATAGAGGGTATCCGACCATTATTGGTTGAGGTGCAGGCATTAGTCAGTAGTGCTGTATATGGCACCCCTCAGCGCGCGGCAAATGGTGTGGATTATCGGAGGGTCAATATGCTTTTGGCTGTGCTTGAAAAAAGAGCAGGCTTTAAGCTGATTCAGAAAGATGTCTTTCTGAATATTGCTGGAGGCTTGACCCTCTCTGACCCAGCATTAGATCTTGCTATCCTTGCAGCGGTCCTTTCCTCTAGCCTTGACGTCCCTATCTCCAGAGAGGTTTGTATTACTGGGGAGGTTGGTTTGAGCGGAGAGGTACGTGCTGTCTCTCGCATACAGCAGCGGATAGCTGAGGCTGAGAAAATTGGCTTCAAGAGAATGCTCTTGCCAGCTGACAATATGAAAGGATTGGATATGGGCAGTTACTCTATTCGGTTATTACCTGTTAGTAGAGTGGACGAAGCATTTCGAACTCTTTTCAGAGAATAA
- the rplS gene encoding 50S ribosomal protein L19, whose product MDLIKIVEQEMAQGKEHPSFKSGDNISVAYRIREGAKERIQIFRGDVIKIVGEGKNRRFTVRKISSGVGVERIFPLNSPFIEEITVNKVGRIRRAKIYYLRGLTGKKARIKERRSF is encoded by the coding sequence ATGGATTTAATTAAGATTGTAGAGCAGGAGATGGCTCAAGGTAAGGAGCACCCATCATTTAAGAGTGGGGATAACATCTCAGTTGCTTATCGTATTCGTGAGGGAGCGAAAGAGCGTATTCAGATTTTCCGCGGTGATGTTATCAAGATCGTTGGAGAAGGAAAGAACAGAAGATTCACCGTACGTAAGATCTCAAGTGGGGTTGGCGTAGAAAGAATTTTCCCTCTTAACTCACCTTTCATTGAAGAGATCACAGTTAATAAAGTTGGTCGCATACGTCGTGCTAAGATTTACTACCTACGTGGATTAACTGGTAAGAAAGCTCGTATTAAAGAGCGTAGAAGCTTCTGA
- a CDS encoding YccF domain-containing protein: MKNLLGNIIWWIFGGLATAVEYFSVGLALCITIIGIPFGLQCFKLGLLMLFPFGSNARVTNEGALSCLGNVLWFIPGIIIALTHLLFGILLCITIIGIPWGTKHFKLAKVALSPFGRDIEVNI, from the coding sequence ATGAAAAATCTTTTAGGAAACATTATTTGGTGGATCTTTGGCGGATTAGCCACAGCCGTAGAATACTTTTCAGTAGGCTTAGCCCTATGCATCACGATCATTGGAATTCCATTCGGCTTGCAATGCTTCAAGCTAGGACTCCTTATGCTTTTCCCTTTTGGTAGTAATGCTAGGGTAACTAATGAGGGTGCCTTGAGCTGTCTCGGGAATGTACTATGGTTCATACCAGGGATCATCATCGCACTAACGCATCTTCTTTTTGGGATACTATTGTGCATTACAATCATTGGTATTCCATGGGGGACCAAGCACTTCAAGTTAGCAAAAGTTGCCCTATCCCCATTTGGGAGAGACATTGAGGTCAACATCTGA
- the fmt gene encoding methionyl-tRNA formyltransferase, translating into MSKLNILYFGTPEFASHVLEDLIDGGYNIVGVVTTPDRPAGRGHQLRPSAVKAVATSKLPGVPLLQPESLKDEAFLTALKGLGADLFIVVAFRMLPKEVWAMPDKGTFNLHASLLPNYRGAAPIQRAIMNGESETGVTTFFLNEKIDEGLIILQEKVAITPEDDGGSLHDKLMTIGGKLVLKTVDLIEIGGCSGRSQMTADASKLKYAQKIFKEDRQLSFTGSNAEQIHLCVRAMSPYPAAIATLVHHEEKPIEIKVFKSRIAEEDLTHLQPGKLKIRDGRLFIKCLNGTIELLEIQYPSKKRTSVRDFLLGNPIDEEIVHFL; encoded by the coding sequence ATGAGCAAATTAAACATACTATATTTTGGCACCCCCGAATTTGCTAGCCACGTATTAGAAGATCTAATCGACGGTGGTTATAATATCGTAGGAGTAGTAACGACACCTGATCGCCCTGCGGGACGTGGTCATCAGCTACGACCCTCGGCTGTAAAGGCTGTTGCTACAAGCAAACTACCAGGCGTACCCTTATTGCAGCCCGAGTCCCTTAAGGACGAGGCTTTTCTAACAGCACTCAAAGGACTTGGAGCTGATCTCTTTATAGTAGTAGCCTTTAGGATGCTACCAAAGGAGGTATGGGCAATGCCAGATAAGGGGACCTTTAACCTTCACGCTTCACTTTTACCAAACTATAGAGGGGCAGCTCCAATCCAGCGGGCCATCATGAATGGAGAAAGTGAGACAGGCGTAACGACCTTCTTCCTAAATGAGAAGATTGATGAAGGTCTAATCATCTTACAGGAAAAGGTAGCCATAACACCAGAGGATGACGGTGGATCACTCCATGACAAGCTCATGACTATCGGCGGAAAACTCGTGCTTAAGACGGTGGATCTAATAGAAATTGGAGGATGCTCTGGTCGGTCTCAAATGACAGCTGATGCATCAAAGCTTAAGTACGCACAAAAGATATTCAAAGAAGATAGACAACTGAGCTTCACGGGAAGTAATGCTGAGCAGATACATCTATGCGTTAGAGCTATGAGTCCCTACCCTGCAGCCATAGCTACGCTCGTCCATCATGAAGAAAAACCCATCGAAATCAAAGTCTTTAAATCACGAATAGCAGAGGAAGACCTCACCCATCTACAGCCAGGAAAGCTCAAAATACGAGATGGACGGTTGTTTATTAAGTGTCTAAATGGCACTATTGAGCTACTAGAAATACAATACCCTAGTAAAAAACGAACTAGCGTTAGAGATTTCTTACTTGGAAATCCTATTGATGAAGAAATAGTACACTTTTTATAG
- a CDS encoding chloride channel protein, whose protein sequence is MGIAKTPDGRLYRFLRWRERIIPESAFIGILAFIIGILCSVASALLKSTIHIIQRYATGIQVGKDLYFNYLILPVVGVLLSGLFVKYLLKEDISHGVTKILYSISQRKSRLKPHNMWSSIVASAITIGMGGSVGAESPIVLTGSAIGSNVGRYFHLEHRNLMLLLGCGAAGAVSGIFKAPITGLIFVIEVLMMDLTLTSVLPLLISSVTAATLSYVFFGSEAMFSYEATELFTIQRVPWVIVLGILSGLASLYFTKISFALEQRIKRGDSYWKRFMVSALILSTLIFLFPPLYGEGYVTISDLIKGNGGSVMQGSLFELMDNNVWLLPVFLFLTMTTKVFATVATNAGGGCGGVFAPSLFIGALVGFVFSYVMNLLGVIGHLPTDNFALMGMAGVMAGVMHAPLTGTFLIAELTGGYNLFLPLLIVSISSFATIKLFLPHSIYSMRLAEKGKLVTHHKDKAVLTLMELSHVIENDFSILHPKMTLGDTVRIFGQSNRNIFPVLDDKDRMVGMVLLDNIRNIMFRPELYERFKVETFMVSAEARVNTSMSMDDVMKIFDDTRAWNLPVEDDNGKYLGFVSKSQIFNQYREVLNENFGGE, encoded by the coding sequence ATGGGTATTGCGAAAACTCCAGACGGAAGATTATACCGATTCTTGAGATGGCGTGAGCGAATCATACCAGAATCTGCATTCATTGGGATTCTGGCTTTTATCATTGGGATCCTATGCTCGGTAGCCTCAGCCTTACTGAAGAGCACGATACATATCATCCAAAGATATGCTACAGGCATACAAGTGGGTAAGGATTTATATTTCAATTACCTGATACTACCTGTAGTTGGAGTCCTCCTCTCTGGACTTTTCGTGAAGTATCTTTTGAAGGAAGATATCAGTCATGGGGTAACGAAAATCCTATACTCAATTAGCCAGAGAAAAAGTAGACTCAAGCCACACAACATGTGGAGCTCCATTGTAGCCTCTGCCATTACCATCGGGATGGGGGGATCCGTCGGAGCAGAGTCTCCTATTGTGCTTACAGGATCGGCGATTGGGAGCAACGTAGGGCGTTACTTTCACCTAGAGCATCGCAACTTAATGCTATTGCTCGGCTGTGGAGCTGCCGGTGCTGTATCTGGGATTTTCAAAGCCCCTATCACCGGACTAATATTCGTCATCGAAGTACTGATGATGGACCTGACACTGACTAGTGTACTACCCCTACTCATCTCATCCGTAACAGCAGCTACACTCTCCTATGTCTTTTTTGGAAGCGAAGCTATGTTCTCTTATGAGGCAACGGAACTATTCACCATTCAGCGTGTCCCATGGGTCATTGTATTAGGGATCCTTTCTGGACTTGCCTCATTATACTTCACTAAGATCTCATTTGCCTTAGAGCAACGCATCAAAAGGGGGGATAGCTATTGGAAACGTTTCATGGTTAGTGCACTTATTCTAAGTACACTGATCTTCTTATTTCCCCCACTATACGGAGAGGGATATGTCACCATTTCAGATTTAATTAAGGGTAATGGTGGCAGTGTCATGCAGGGCTCACTATTTGAATTGATGGACAATAATGTATGGTTGCTCCCTGTATTCCTCTTTCTGACCATGACTACAAAAGTCTTTGCTACTGTGGCCACGAATGCTGGAGGTGGCTGTGGTGGAGTATTTGCTCCTAGTCTATTTATTGGAGCTTTGGTGGGCTTTGTATTCAGCTATGTAATGAACCTACTCGGCGTCATTGGACACCTCCCCACGGATAACTTTGCCCTTATGGGAATGGCTGGTGTGATGGCTGGTGTCATGCATGCTCCGCTGACCGGCACCTTCCTGATTGCTGAATTAACTGGGGGATATAATTTATTCTTACCTCTGCTTATTGTCTCCATTAGCTCGTTTGCAACAATCAAACTATTTTTACCACATAGTATCTACTCTATGCGATTAGCAGAGAAGGGAAAATTGGTAACGCACCACAAAGATAAAGCCGTGCTGACATTGATGGAATTAAGTCATGTCATTGAAAATGACTTTAGTATATTGCATCCAAAGATGACACTGGGCGATACTGTCAGAATCTTTGGGCAGAGTAATAGGAATATATTCCCAGTCTTAGATGATAAGGACCGAATGGTGGGAATGGTATTACTTGATAACATTCGAAACATCATGTTCAGGCCAGAACTATACGAACGCTTTAAGGTGGAGACCTTCATGGTATCAGCAGAGGCTAGAGTTAACACCTCTATGAGCATGGATGATGTAATGAAAATCTTTGATGATACGAGAGCATGGAATCTTCCAGTAGAAGATGATAATGGGAAGTATCTCGGCTTTGTCTCTAAATCACAGATTTTCAATCAATATAGAGAGGTCCTAAATGAAAACTTTGGAGGAGAATAA
- a CDS encoding LemA family protein, which produces MKKRTVGILVILVLLLSIVGYGAAVYNKLVKNEENVNAAWSQVSNQYERRSDLIPNLVNTVKGYAEHEQETLTKVVEARSKATQIQVNPENINAEGIQEYLAAQDELSQALSRLMVTVEAYPDLKASDSFLMLQSQLEGTENRISVERKRFIEQVKNYNSYSRKFPNNLFVKLLGFDVKEYFTASEGADKAVEVAF; this is translated from the coding sequence ATGAAAAAACGTACTGTAGGTATCTTAGTGATATTAGTACTTCTGCTCTCTATCGTTGGATATGGTGCAGCTGTATATAATAAATTGGTAAAGAATGAGGAGAATGTAAATGCTGCTTGGAGTCAGGTTTCCAATCAATATGAGCGACGTAGTGACCTGATCCCTAACCTCGTCAATACCGTTAAGGGGTATGCAGAGCATGAGCAGGAGACCTTGACGAAAGTGGTAGAGGCACGCTCAAAAGCTACCCAAATACAAGTGAACCCTGAAAATATCAATGCCGAAGGAATACAGGAATACCTAGCAGCACAGGATGAACTGAGTCAAGCTCTTTCCCGACTAATGGTAACAGTAGAGGCTTACCCTGACCTGAAGGCAAGTGATAGCTTTTTGATGCTTCAGAGTCAATTAGAAGGGACAGAGAATAGGATTTCAGTTGAGAGAAAGAGATTTATAGAACAGGTAAAGAACTACAACAGTTATTCTCGGAAATTTCCTAATAATTTGTTTGTCAAACTTTTAGGCTTCGACGTTAAGGAGTACTTTACAGCATCAGAAGGTGCGGATAAGGCTGTAGAGGTAGCATTTTAA
- a CDS encoding L-threonylcarbamoyladenylate synthase: MNSGHIAKYERDDLQRALEVLKNGGLILYPTDTIWGIGCDATNPEAVAKIYALKKRADAKAMISIVDSNAKLIGLMQEIPEISYDLIEATTTPLTIIYPNVKGLAHNLLAEDGSAAIRVVDSEPFCKALGERLHKPIVSTSANISGEPSPSHFGDISQEIIDGVDYVVKYRQGDRHKAKASSIIKLNADGTFKIIR; encoded by the coding sequence ATGAATTCAGGACACATTGCGAAATACGAAAGGGATGATCTTCAGAGAGCACTCGAAGTGCTTAAGAATGGAGGACTCATCCTCTATCCAACGGATACAATCTGGGGGATTGGCTGTGACGCCACAAACCCAGAGGCTGTAGCGAAGATTTATGCTCTGAAAAAGAGAGCAGATGCAAAGGCTATGATAAGCATCGTGGATAGTAATGCTAAACTAATAGGATTGATGCAAGAAATCCCCGAGATTTCCTATGACCTCATTGAGGCCACCACCACTCCACTCACCATTATTTACCCTAATGTAAAAGGACTAGCTCACAACCTATTGGCGGAGGATGGCAGTGCAGCTATCCGCGTGGTCGATAGTGAGCCTTTTTGCAAAGCTCTTGGGGAACGCCTACACAAGCCGATTGTCAGTACATCGGCTAACATTTCGGGAGAACCATCCCCATCGCATTTTGGGGATATATCCCAGGAGATTATTGATGGTGTAGATTACGTTGTGAAGTATCGACAAGGGGACCGACATAAGGCTAAGGCATCAAGCATCATTAAGCTTAATGCAGACGGCACATTTAAGATCATAAGATAA
- a CDS encoding NAD(P)H-dependent oxidoreductase, whose translation MKTLVVVGHPCLKNSVINKAWVNALRPYENDQMKIHILEDALLEDGTFDIKKEQDLLEQYDRIVLQFPLYWYMPPAIMKLWMDTVWAEGWAWGEGGDRMKGKVIDAATSCGAPEVAFSQTSLATYLSFVQGSAGFVQAKGGEYFAFYAAESFGYETRLKENCKEYISFIVK comes from the coding sequence ATGAAAACGTTAGTAGTCGTAGGGCATCCGTGCCTGAAGAATTCTGTGATTAATAAGGCTTGGGTCAATGCACTTAGGCCATACGAGAATGACCAAATGAAGATTCATATCCTAGAGGACGCCCTTTTGGAAGATGGAACATTTGACATCAAAAAAGAGCAAGACCTTCTGGAGCAATATGACCGAATCGTACTCCAATTCCCTCTATATTGGTATATGCCACCAGCTATTATGAAGCTCTGGATGGATACTGTCTGGGCTGAAGGCTGGGCATGGGGCGAAGGTGGAGATCGAATGAAAGGCAAGGTGATAGATGCTGCCACCTCCTGCGGAGCTCCAGAGGTGGCCTTTAGTCAGACTTCATTAGCTACATACCTCTCTTTCGTACAGGGCTCAGCTGGGTTTGTTCAAGCCAAAGGCGGTGAATATTTTGCCTTCTATGCTGCAGAGAGCTTTGGGTATGAGACTCGCCTAAAAGAGAATTGCAAGGAATATATAAGTTTTATAGTCAAGTAA
- the murI gene encoding glutamate racemase — METTKKGAIGIFDSGYGGLTILRYLQKVLPQYDYLYLGDNARAPYGSHSYEVIYQYSREAVSFLFAQGCPLIIFACNTASAKALRCIQKTDLVKSSDPSRRVLGVIRPVIEHLGQLPNGTHVGLVGTKATISSNSYGVEAEKYAPNIHLTQMATPMWVPLIENGELDGNEGVKYFLKRDLDKLLSIDPKISYIQLACTHYPLLMPIINELLPEGLNAIGQGDILAQSLKKYLLRHPEMEKRLSTGGQTKYCTTEEKDLFNELASIFLGEEIASDAITHVTLSPIVNI; from the coding sequence ATGGAGACAACCAAGAAAGGAGCAATAGGCATATTTGACTCAGGCTACGGAGGTCTAACCATCCTACGCTACCTTCAGAAAGTACTGCCACAGTACGACTATCTCTATTTGGGGGATAATGCTCGTGCACCATACGGCTCTCACTCCTATGAGGTTATCTACCAATATAGCAGAGAGGCCGTTTCCTTCCTCTTTGCTCAAGGTTGCCCCCTAATAATATTCGCATGTAATACAGCATCGGCAAAGGCACTTAGATGCATTCAAAAAACCGATCTCGTTAAGAGCTCCGACCCATCCCGACGAGTTCTTGGAGTTATTCGGCCCGTCATTGAGCATTTAGGACAACTGCCAAATGGTACGCACGTAGGATTAGTAGGTACAAAAGCAACCATCAGCAGTAACTCTTATGGAGTTGAGGCTGAGAAATATGCACCCAACATTCACCTAACACAGATGGCAACACCGATGTGGGTACCTCTAATTGAAAATGGGGAACTCGATGGTAATGAAGGCGTAAAATACTTTCTTAAGCGTGATTTAGACAAGCTTCTATCTATAGATCCAAAGATCTCATATATCCAACTTGCCTGCACTCACTATCCCCTACTAATGCCCATCATCAATGAACTTTTACCAGAAGGACTTAACGCTATTGGACAGGGAGATATTTTAGCTCAGTCGCTCAAGAAATATTTACTCAGACACCCAGAAATGGAAAAGCGTCTTAGCACTGGTGGGCAGACAAAGTATTGTACTACAGAGGAGAAAGACCTTTTCAACGAATTAGCATCTATATTCTTGGGCGAAGAAATTGCCTCTGATGCCATCACTCACGTCACCCTATCCCCTATTGTCAATATCTGA
- a CDS encoding TPM domain-containing protein has protein sequence MREIRRIIIITLLLLPLSFSFAKAQKEYRVKDVPNIQLRDRTQFVSDPEGVLSINELTTLNQEILEMRDSLTVQVAIVILPAIDGSRYGDAREFANELFNDWGIGIKNADNGLLILLLTAEGHREITFETGYAVEGVLTDGLSKLIQTKVMVPHFKQGEWGKGLISGLTEIRKAMEGDSELLRAEQERQAQESAEIASFLKIFGLWNLFGLLVIYLTDRWYTKRMKKQAISYKQFIKRQDAPLPSMMLIYFLVFTIAFFIYIIIIAMIGRSRRKETLEHFIRCEHCGHQGLVKYDGATIARKARIGINGLRAYQFHCDNCGYTHEELIPFKYIAPMSSSRGSGPWGGGGGFGGGGGSWGGGMSGGGGASTRF, from the coding sequence ATGAGAGAGATAAGACGGATCATAATTATAACTTTGTTGCTATTACCCTTGAGCTTTTCGTTTGCAAAAGCTCAAAAGGAATATCGCGTTAAGGATGTTCCTAACATACAGCTCAGAGATCGCACACAATTTGTATCAGATCCTGAAGGGGTACTTAGCATAAATGAATTAACAACGCTTAATCAAGAGATATTAGAGATGCGTGACTCTCTCACTGTACAAGTGGCTATCGTGATACTGCCTGCGATTGATGGTAGCAGGTATGGCGATGCCAGAGAGTTTGCGAATGAGCTTTTTAATGATTGGGGGATTGGTATCAAGAATGCCGATAATGGGTTACTGATTTTATTACTAACGGCAGAGGGGCATCGTGAGATAACCTTCGAGACTGGATACGCAGTGGAGGGTGTTCTCACGGATGGCCTTTCCAAGTTGATCCAGACAAAAGTGATGGTGCCACACTTTAAGCAAGGAGAGTGGGGAAAAGGTTTGATATCTGGTCTTACCGAGATTAGGAAAGCGATGGAGGGTGATTCGGAATTACTTCGAGCTGAGCAAGAGAGACAAGCGCAGGAGTCTGCCGAGATTGCATCTTTTCTTAAAATATTTGGACTGTGGAATCTATTTGGCTTGCTTGTCATCTATCTAACAGATCGTTGGTATACAAAACGTATGAAGAAGCAGGCTATCAGTTATAAGCAATTCATCAAACGTCAGGATGCACCTCTTCCCTCGATGATGCTTATCTATTTTTTGGTTTTTACCATAGCATTCTTTATATATATAATCATAATCGCCATGATTGGACGGTCACGCAGGAAAGAGACATTAGAACACTTTATACGGTGTGAGCATTGTGGGCATCAAGGGTTAGTCAAGTATGATGGTGCAACGATAGCTCGCAAAGCCCGTATCGGCATAAATGGTCTAAGGGCTTACCAATTTCATTGTGATAATTGTGGATATACACATGAGGAATTGATACCCTTCAAGTACATTGCTCCGATGTCTAGCTCTAGAGGCTCTGGCCCTTGGGGCGGAGGAGGCGGCTTCGGAGGAGGTGGTGGCTCCTGGGGCGGAGGAATGTCAGGCGGCGGCGGGGCATCTACGAGGTTTTAA
- a CDS encoding amidinotransferase, which yields MRKLCIKDETGVLKSVIVGLGTNPGPVPTLDEAYDAKSYSTLIAGTYPADEDLEREVEGLAKALKGEGIEVLRPKELPGVNQIFSRDVGFVIEDKLIRANIIPERQEELNAYKEVLADIDPKNIVIPPEHVHIEGGDVLVYRDKIFLGTYLSPNYSSFKMARTNKYAIGFLKELFPEKDIIPVELIKHDTDPYTGVLHLDCCFQPVGEDKCILFPGAFRHVEDWEYIMDVFGRQNTCVISRQEMYEMNTNIFSISPKKAIIDSTFTRLQGWLNHRGIETLTVPYREVSKLGGLLRCTTFPLERSY from the coding sequence ATGAGAAAGCTGTGTATAAAAGATGAAACAGGTGTTCTAAAGAGCGTTATCGTGGGGCTCGGAACGAATCCCGGTCCTGTACCCACTTTGGATGAAGCTTATGATGCCAAGAGCTATAGCACACTAATAGCCGGAACGTATCCAGCAGATGAGGATTTAGAACGTGAGGTGGAAGGGCTTGCTAAGGCCTTGAAAGGGGAGGGCATCGAGGTGCTCCGTCCGAAAGAGTTGCCTGGAGTGAATCAAATTTTCTCACGTGATGTGGGATTCGTGATTGAGGACAAGTTGATTCGTGCCAATATTATCCCAGAGCGTCAAGAAGAGTTGAATGCTTATAAAGAGGTCCTAGCCGATATTGATCCAAAAAACATTGTGATACCACCTGAGCATGTTCATATTGAGGGTGGAGACGTCTTGGTGTATAGAGATAAGATCTTCCTCGGAACTTACCTTAGTCCTAACTACAGCTCATTCAAGATGGCACGTACTAATAAGTACGCTATCGGATTTCTTAAGGAGCTATTCCCTGAGAAGGACATAATCCCAGTGGAGCTGATCAAGCATGATACCGATCCTTATACTGGGGTCTTGCACCTTGACTGCTGCTTCCAGCCAGTTGGTGAGGATAAGTGTATCCTTTTCCCTGGAGCCTTCCGTCATGTGGAGGATTGGGAATACATTATGGATGTCTTTGGTCGTCAAAATACTTGCGTGATTTCACGTCAAGAAATGTATGAGATGAATACTAATATCTTTAGTATCTCTCCTAAGAAAGCGATTATTGACAGCACATTTACCAGATTGCAAGGTTGGCTAAATCATAGAGGCATTGAGACGCTCACTGTCCCATATCGTGAGGTGAGTAAGCTAGGAGGTCTGCTTCGCTGTACCACTTTCCCATTGGAGCGTAGCTACTGA